A window of the Virgibacillus pantothenticus genome harbors these coding sequences:
- a CDS encoding QueT transporter family protein — protein MNKSASQISSASMISELTKIAIISALYVIVTISLAPISFGAIQFRLSEMFNFLALYHKRYVIAVTSGVIIANFMSPTWFLDVPIGSISTFLALIFCRYVTKRIKNDIFKICITAIIFAVSMFTVAAQLTILFDLPFFYSWLTVGIGELLSMTVGGIVIYWLAKRINFTK, from the coding sequence ATGAATAAATCAGCTTCACAGATATCTTCAGCTTCGATGATCTCCGAGTTAACTAAAATTGCCATTATTAGCGCCCTCTATGTGATCGTCACCATTTCGCTCGCTCCGATTAGTTTCGGTGCTATTCAGTTTCGTTTATCTGAAATGTTTAATTTTCTAGCGCTGTATCATAAGCGTTATGTCATTGCAGTAACTTCCGGAGTTATTATTGCCAATTTCATGTCACCCACCTGGTTCTTAGATGTTCCTATAGGTAGCATTTCTACTTTTCTTGCGCTAATTTTTTGTAGGTATGTAACAAAACGTATCAAAAATGACATTTTTAAAATATGTATAACTGCTATTATTTTCGCTGTTTCCATGTTTACAGTTGCAGCACAACTAACTATTCTATTTGATCTTCCCTTCTTTTATTCATGGTTAACTGTTGGTATTGGTGAATTATTATCGATGACAGTTGGGGGGATAGTGATATATTGGTTGGCGAAAAGAATCAATTTTACAAAATAA
- a CDS encoding TetR/AcrR family transcriptional regulator, which translates to MATAFTNSEKELIRNKLQEAAKECLGKYGVKKTTVDQLVQMAGISKGAFYNFYEKKEILFFHVLEDYQQSLVAELTKKLEKESNIGIAQFSDMIFGLYQHVRQSFLMNIIQQQELEYLMRKLPKELLMNHHSLDDMFMENVFSYIKVKEDVTISVIAASLRAIFMSMMYIDEIGEKEFDEVLKFLIKGLALQIIEEE; encoded by the coding sequence ATGGCTACTGCATTTACTAATAGCGAAAAGGAATTAATCAGGAATAAACTGCAAGAAGCAGCAAAAGAATGCCTTGGGAAATACGGGGTTAAGAAAACCACCGTCGATCAACTTGTCCAAATGGCAGGTATATCAAAGGGAGCCTTCTATAACTTTTACGAAAAAAAGGAAATATTATTTTTTCATGTCTTAGAAGATTATCAACAATCGTTAGTGGCTGAACTAACAAAGAAGCTTGAGAAGGAATCTAATATAGGAATAGCACAATTTTCCGACATGATTTTTGGACTATATCAACATGTAAGGCAATCGTTTCTTATGAACATCATTCAGCAGCAAGAATTAGAATACTTGATGAGAAAATTACCGAAAGAACTGCTGATGAACCATCATTCTTTAGATGATATGTTTATGGAGAACGTTTTCTCTTATATAAAAGTGAAAGAAGATGTAACTATAAGTGTTATCGCAGCTTCATTAAGAGCTATTTTCATGAGCATGATGTACATCGATGAAATTGGTGAGAAGGAATTTGATGAAGTCTTAAAATTTTTAATTAAAGGGCTTGCGCTGCAGATAATCGAGGAGGAATGA
- a CDS encoding ABC transporter ATP-binding protein, producing the protein MSDVIYTTNLTKAYGQVLAVNNLNLSIAKGEIYGFLGLNGAGKTTTIRMLLGMITPTSGVCYLNGKRVNPGNINIWRDVGYIVETPYSYPELTVKENVEIVRKLRGITDRNCVSWIIKKLNLEAYTAKKAKHLSMGNIQRLGIAKAMIHKPKILILDEPTNGLDPAGIVEVRHLLTGLANNEGVTILVSSHKLDEISKMATNIAIIHKGKLIKKINGDQLENQLHKSLLVDGKDRTAIQQILSQAGYKVSIKKETPSSLQINQKDAVNNPGNIATLLVHANHPPTLLKVEKEDLEMYFLRTIKETGGDQNE; encoded by the coding sequence ATGAGCGATGTGATTTATACAACCAATTTGACAAAAGCATATGGGCAAGTCCTTGCAGTGAACAATCTTAATTTGTCTATTGCAAAAGGAGAAATATATGGTTTTTTAGGTCTAAATGGTGCAGGTAAAACGACAACAATACGGATGTTACTAGGCATGATCACTCCTACTTCAGGGGTATGCTATCTTAACGGAAAAAGGGTTAACCCTGGTAATATCAACATTTGGCGTGATGTCGGTTATATCGTAGAAACACCCTATTCCTATCCTGAACTAACCGTAAAGGAAAATGTTGAAATTGTTCGTAAGCTAAGAGGAATTACTGATAGAAATTGTGTGAGTTGGATTATTAAGAAATTGAACTTGGAAGCCTATACTGCAAAGAAGGCGAAGCATTTGTCTATGGGGAACATCCAAAGGCTTGGTATTGCTAAAGCGATGATTCACAAGCCAAAAATTCTAATCTTGGATGAACCGACAAATGGATTGGATCCAGCAGGCATCGTTGAAGTCCGCCACCTACTTACGGGTTTAGCAAATAATGAAGGTGTCACCATCCTTGTCTCCAGTCATAAACTTGATGAAATTTCTAAAATGGCTACCAATATTGCCATTATACATAAAGGGAAATTAATTAAGAAAATTAATGGAGATCAATTAGAAAACCAATTGCACAAATCCTTACTGGTAGACGGGAAAGATCGAACTGCTATCCAACAGATTCTTTCTCAAGCTGGATACAAGGTTTCTATTAAGAAGGAAACACCTTCCTCTTTACAGATTAATCAAAAAGATGCGGTAAATAACCCGGGAAATATCGCAACTTTACTTGTCCACGCGAACCATCCGCCAACATTATTAAAAGTCGAAAAAGAAGATTTGGAAATGTATTTTTTAAGAACCATTAAAGAAACTGGAGGGGATCAAAATGAATAA
- a CDS encoding ABC transporter permease, giving the protein MNKFATSSSVEYEKFFHSKIPLITLVVCMLVPFIGGFFMFVLKNPDFAERLGFISKKAQLIGTADWPSYLSLLAQAISIGGLIVFGFIMSWIFGREYSDRTIKDLLALPISRHMVVLAKFVVAVCWCLILSIFVLALGLLVGIMVNIPGWSQEIIVQGITIYGVCATLTILVSTPVAFVASIGQGYLSPLGFMIFTLVLAQIVTVAGYGRFFPWAIPTLASGAAGNGSFIVLAGISLTILLLTSAIGLISTMLWWRYADQH; this is encoded by the coding sequence ATGAATAAGTTTGCCACAAGCAGTTCTGTAGAGTACGAAAAGTTTTTCCATTCAAAAATCCCTTTAATAACGCTAGTTGTATGTATGCTGGTACCTTTTATCGGTGGATTCTTTATGTTTGTTTTAAAAAATCCTGACTTCGCAGAACGATTAGGCTTCATATCAAAAAAAGCCCAACTTATTGGCACAGCAGATTGGCCCTCCTACCTTAGCTTACTGGCCCAAGCCATATCTATAGGTGGTTTAATCGTTTTTGGATTTATTATGAGTTGGATTTTTGGCAGAGAATATTCGGATCGAACTATTAAAGATTTACTAGCGCTGCCTATATCTCGACATATGGTCGTATTGGCTAAATTTGTGGTCGCTGTTTGCTGGTGCCTTATTCTTTCCATATTTGTATTAGCACTTGGATTATTAGTCGGAATTATGGTGAATATACCCGGCTGGTCACAGGAGATTATTGTTCAAGGTATAACGATTTATGGCGTTTGTGCCACATTGACTATTCTAGTCTCTACCCCAGTTGCTTTCGTTGCAAGTATTGGACAGGGTTATTTATCACCGCTTGGGTTTATGATCTTTACACTCGTATTAGCACAAATAGTAACAGTAGCAGGATACGGCCGGTTTTTCCCATGGGCGATTCCAACGCTTGCAAGTGGAGCGGCCGGAAATGGAAGTTTTATTGTTCTTGCAGGAATTAGTCTCACTATTTTACTTTTAACGAGTGCAATTGGATTAATTAGTACTATGCTTTGGTGGCGGTATGCCGATCAACACTAG
- a CDS encoding class C sortase: MKGKKVIILLFVVGLIILVYPHAAKLVNSFLQKQQVGQFQTDLEEKSDEEIDALMKKASACNKEIFYDSSGLRDPFVNNEKKWNKFKNCLGIDDDEVFAAIEIPKLGEMIPIFLGATEETLEKGIGQIEGSSLPVGGKSNHTVLAGHRGMGTKAMFRNVDELRDGDVFYIHTITGTLTYQVYNQEVIAPDETEPLEIQENRDLATLFTCHPYPTDRERLLIQAERVKEEKE, translated from the coding sequence ATGAAAGGGAAAAAGGTAATTATATTATTATTTGTGGTCGGACTCATTATTCTTGTATACCCACATGCTGCTAAACTCGTCAACAGCTTTTTACAAAAACAACAAGTAGGTCAATTCCAGACAGATTTAGAGGAGAAATCGGACGAAGAGATTGATGCTCTAATGAAAAAGGCTTCTGCATGTAACAAAGAAATCTTCTATGATAGCTCTGGATTGCGTGATCCGTTTGTAAACAATGAAAAAAAATGGAATAAATTTAAAAATTGTCTCGGAATTGACGACGATGAAGTGTTTGCAGCGATCGAAATTCCTAAACTAGGAGAAATGATTCCCATTTTTTTAGGAGCTACGGAGGAAACGCTAGAGAAAGGGATTGGACAAATTGAGGGCTCTTCCTTGCCAGTAGGTGGGAAGAGCAATCACACCGTACTAGCAGGACATAGAGGAATGGGAACAAAAGCGATGTTTCGAAATGTGGATGAATTAAGGGATGGAGATGTTTTTTATATTCATACGATAACGGGAACTTTAACCTATCAAGTGTATAACCAAGAGGTAATCGCCCCTGATGAAACAGAACCATTGGAAATTCAAGAAAATCGCGATTTGGCAACTTTATTTACGTGTCATCCGTATCCAACGGATCGAGAAAGACTATTAATACAGGCGGAAAGAGTGAAGGAAGAAAAAGAGTAG
- a CDS encoding class C sortase: MRRAIIIIIFLIGLGVFSYPMISNILSTQVHQSVVKEYAETVERMDKKEVEQEKKKADEHNKELENSEVDFVDPFSEEGSKGNKTAGNKSYYDALNIAPAIGSIEIPKIGSNLPIYHGTGEDVLSRGVGHLENSSLPTGKPGTHSVLTAHRGLPSAELFRNLDELGKGDQFFVNVLDEKYAYEVYDVEVVLPHETQWLQTDDNEEYMTLLTCEPYMLNTHRMLVKGKRVPYDESMASATEEIGTFNYWYLVGAGILLILILFWLWRRRKRKNEVESS, encoded by the coding sequence ATGAGGCGTGCAATAATTATTATCATATTTTTGATCGGATTGGGTGTCTTTTCCTATCCTATGATAAGTAATATTTTATCGACCCAAGTACATCAATCTGTAGTCAAAGAGTATGCTGAAACAGTTGAACGAATGGATAAAAAGGAGGTTGAACAAGAAAAAAAGAAAGCAGACGAGCATAATAAAGAATTGGAAAATTCCGAAGTCGATTTTGTCGATCCTTTTTCTGAAGAAGGATCGAAAGGAAATAAGACAGCTGGAAACAAAAGTTATTATGATGCCCTAAATATTGCCCCGGCAATTGGCAGTATTGAGATTCCAAAAATAGGTTCCAATTTACCGATTTATCATGGTACAGGAGAAGATGTGCTATCACGTGGTGTTGGTCATTTAGAGAATTCATCCTTGCCCACTGGCAAGCCAGGAACGCATAGTGTGTTAACTGCACATAGAGGGTTGCCAAGTGCGGAGTTGTTCCGTAATCTAGATGAACTTGGCAAGGGTGACCAATTTTTTGTTAATGTTCTTGATGAAAAATATGCTTATGAAGTTTATGATGTAGAGGTCGTTTTGCCGCATGAAACACAGTGGCTTCAAACTGATGATAATGAAGAATATATGACGTTGTTAACATGTGAGCCATATATGTTGAATACCCACCGTATGCTTGTGAAAGGGAAGCGGGTTCCGTATGATGAATCAATGGCATCTGCAACTGAAGAAATAGGTACTTTTAATTATTGGTATCTTGTAGGGGCAGGCATATTACTCATCCTCATTTTATTCTGGTTGTGGAGACGGAGAAAACGAAAGAATGAGGTGGAAAGCTCATGA
- a CDS encoding SpaA isopeptide-forming pilin-related protein: MNVTKKKTLHLALIFTLILSLLLPQAAFAKEVKGDENNPSLTIHKFEQEPGTAPGEEGTGLPGQNADGTPVDGVTFTLKQTHQYNPENDKWTEVADGKKIEKETASNGIVVFTKGDGLELGRYEVTETDGPADVILNPDPFYVDVPMTGKDRTTLNYDVHVYPKNETVRSGEVALIKKDADGRPLEGVGFTLYHEDGSRVKDKNGNIISELTTNAEGKLAIEGLEQGKYYFQETTAPKGYALNTTKIQFEVKKSGEKLQDVVVEWTPVAGIANDKGEVTNYKKPVVNKDVEGKKQVDMDRNKEYKYNITINTPKDIHKYKALGVTDTLDNRLEFITNGSIADGWDVSGTDKSNITFTQEGQKLIWEVKDLSRLKPGKDVTITFTAKIKPDAELEAGETGIENTADLHFNNNKGSYTKPIDPNNPDPYEPYEPEDPDNPGNNPNDPNNPEPKPEDPTTPEEPPVVVPTEGGLEIIKVDASDNNVKLKGAEFKLTDMDGNVIDTSNAGTVVAVNGKAFNGKLENLTTREDGTFSITGLTPGTYQLHETKAPTYTDNGEEKPYRLLSKPVEVKVENNKDLSYQVENSKSLWELPSTGGLGTIIFTLVGLTLMGIALVLYFRRKKQQAIA; the protein is encoded by the coding sequence ATGAACGTAACAAAGAAAAAGACATTGCATCTTGCATTAATTTTTACTTTAATTCTATCCTTGTTACTTCCGCAGGCAGCATTTGCCAAAGAGGTTAAAGGGGATGAGAACAATCCGTCATTAACTATTCATAAATTCGAACAAGAACCAGGAACAGCACCTGGTGAAGAAGGAACGGGTTTACCTGGGCAAAATGCAGATGGAACGCCAGTAGATGGTGTTACATTTACGTTAAAGCAAACGCATCAATATAATCCAGAAAATGATAAATGGACAGAAGTAGCTGATGGAAAAAAGATAGAAAAGGAGACGGCTTCTAATGGAATAGTAGTTTTTACAAAAGGAGATGGGTTGGAGCTAGGTCGTTATGAAGTGACAGAAACGGACGGACCAGCAGATGTTATTTTAAATCCCGATCCATTTTATGTGGATGTTCCAATGACTGGTAAAGATCGGACTACATTAAACTATGATGTTCACGTGTATCCAAAGAACGAAACAGTTCGTTCTGGTGAAGTAGCGTTAATCAAGAAGGATGCAGATGGTAGACCGCTAGAAGGTGTAGGATTTACTCTCTACCATGAAGATGGCAGCCGAGTGAAGGACAAAAATGGAAATATTATTAGTGAGTTAACTACAAATGCTGAAGGAAAGCTAGCTATTGAAGGGCTAGAGCAAGGAAAGTATTATTTCCAAGAAACAACTGCACCAAAAGGATATGCATTAAATACAACCAAAATTCAATTTGAAGTTAAAAAGTCTGGAGAGAAGCTACAAGATGTAGTAGTGGAATGGACACCAGTAGCTGGAATTGCTAATGACAAAGGGGAAGTAACGAACTACAAAAAGCCGGTAGTGAATAAAGATGTAGAGGGAAAAAAGCAGGTAGATATGGATCGTAATAAAGAATATAAATATAATATTACGATCAATACACCAAAAGACATTCATAAATATAAAGCACTAGGTGTTACCGATACATTAGATAACCGCCTAGAATTTATTACTAATGGTAGTATTGCCGATGGATGGGATGTATCTGGAACAGATAAATCCAACATTACCTTTACGCAAGAGGGGCAGAAACTAATCTGGGAAGTCAAAGACTTAAGCAGGCTCAAGCCAGGTAAAGATGTGACCATTACATTTACTGCAAAAATTAAGCCAGATGCTGAATTAGAAGCTGGAGAAACTGGTATTGAAAACACTGCTGATCTACATTTTAACAACAATAAAGGTTCTTACACGAAACCAATTGATCCAAACAACCCAGATCCGTACGAACCATATGAACCAGAAGATCCAGATAATCCAGGAAATAATCCAAACGATCCGAATAATCCTGAACCTAAGCCAGAAGACCCGACAACTCCAGAAGAACCACCTGTAGTGGTACCTACAGAAGGTGGATTAGAGATAATTAAAGTGGATGCTTCTGATAACAATGTAAAACTAAAAGGTGCAGAGTTTAAATTAACAGATATGGATGGTAATGTCATCGATACGTCCAACGCTGGGACAGTCGTTGCAGTAAACGGCAAAGCATTCAATGGCAAATTAGAAAACTTAACAACTAGAGAAGATGGTACATTCTCTATTACTGGTCTAACACCAGGAACTTATCAGTTACATGAAACAAAAGCACCAACTTACACAGATAATGGTGAGGAAAAACCATATCGTTTACTATCCAAGCCTGTAGAAGTAAAGGTAGAAAACAACAAAGATCTGAGTTATCAGGTAGAAAACTCAAAATCACTTTGGGAGCTACCATCTACTGGTGGACTTGGAACCATCATATTTACATTAGTTGGTTTAACCTTGATGGGAATAGCACTTGTGCTATATTTCCGTCGCAAAAAACAACAAGCTATCGCATAA
- a CDS encoding adhesive domain-containing protein has protein sequence MKKSWKIVSMFLVFLLLLTQMQHPMTAFAKAELESQLKLNIQTTDEATLTEAVVHVFGSAELENIKIKLPVNTSYNKKQSEALQQKGITVAYDSKQHELLFTRTTDLQEWQTKFVLSDLQHEENSLILTGIINNQDVIEKRLTFHVDLDTDKQKHSPEKNEVTTQEQSKKTVENSSAKDKMKEDEGKEDKSPKKNTTQEDKQHEISSQTFSRQKVSNKPPIQSTWPEPGSLKLNKEATETDEYAEWEVELTVEGKDLKRSSDIVLVFDRSNSMVPSRLKKAKLAANQFVDQLLVENATTRIALVPFASKSDPYTGFIGYNSKTRIKNAINAIRVTGGNDGGTNIQAGLHQAQKLLDTHSNADRKTIVLLSDGEPTFSFMARNAEAYAWPNNKYNFILSDFDYNSRIGRGNSYGLGWRDRYRLGWYRVETNGIATISEAAHIINSGLDIYSIGLEVGRNRDARYVLHNSQNKGYYEGGEDDLRQIFAEVAKGLSSYAANGAVVTDPIGKMFNLVKDGSYRGQNFAASHGEVNWDDANETFTWDIGDIKENETYTLKYKVTIDWDENPKGNEVYPTNGDTPLNYTEPNGNPQTKPFPIPKAGIDKGKIIKQGYRVNVDGQPVDKDGNIVSDPSEAEQFYEEVHKEDGEEELKFNEAYQVIANDIADYTLRVGNHSERIDLQPDKPIETVWFGYVKATDLIAGDVTAEYVDEKGNQIANSEVFSGEIGDTYTTKQKNIPGYTFVKVDEEGAPATGKFQKEAQIVRYIYKQKLGTITIQKVDEHGKALQGATFELKGNKGQEIESQTTNEDGLATFENLPWGKYELVETKAPEGYRLLNKPLGVEITGENLHEELEVENSKNSWLLPDTGGIGTLLFYGFGAAFMLAAILLLLRKKKAAQPPKE, from the coding sequence TTGAAAAAATCTTGGAAGATAGTGTCGATGTTTCTTGTATTCTTATTACTACTAACTCAAATGCAGCATCCAATGACAGCTTTCGCTAAAGCGGAACTAGAAAGCCAGTTGAAGTTGAACATTCAAACGACTGATGAAGCTACTTTAACAGAAGCAGTTGTTCACGTATTTGGAAGTGCTGAACTAGAAAATATTAAAATCAAGCTTCCTGTTAATACTTCGTACAATAAAAAACAATCGGAAGCTCTACAACAAAAAGGTATTACAGTAGCATACGATTCCAAACAGCATGAATTATTGTTCACTCGAACTACTGACTTACAAGAGTGGCAAACAAAGTTTGTGTTATCAGATTTACAACATGAGGAAAACAGTTTAATTCTTACAGGAATAATTAACAATCAAGATGTAATTGAAAAGAGGCTTACTTTCCATGTCGACTTGGACACCGATAAACAAAAACACTCGCCAGAGAAAAATGAAGTAACCACACAGGAACAAAGTAAGAAAACAGTTGAGAATAGCTCTGCTAAAGACAAAATGAAAGAGGATGAAGGAAAAGAGGATAAATCTCCAAAGAAAAATACAACGCAAGAAGATAAACAACATGAAATTTCCTCTCAGACTTTCTCGCGACAGAAGGTTAGTAACAAACCTCCAATTCAATCCACTTGGCCAGAACCTGGTTCTTTGAAGTTAAATAAAGAAGCTACGGAGACGGATGAATATGCAGAGTGGGAAGTTGAATTGACTGTAGAAGGGAAAGATTTAAAGCGTAGCTCAGATATTGTTCTCGTATTTGATCGATCCAATAGCATGGTTCCAAGTAGACTTAAGAAAGCAAAGCTTGCTGCTAATCAGTTTGTTGATCAATTATTAGTAGAAAATGCAACAACTAGAATCGCATTAGTTCCCTTTGCCAGTAAATCCGATCCATATACGGGTTTTATAGGTTATAACAGTAAAACAAGAATAAAAAATGCAATTAATGCAATTAGAGTTACTGGGGGAAATGACGGAGGAACGAATATTCAAGCAGGGCTTCATCAGGCGCAGAAACTATTGGATACTCATAGTAATGCAGATCGGAAAACTATTGTTCTACTAAGTGATGGAGAGCCGACTTTTAGTTTTATGGCTAGAAATGCAGAAGCCTACGCTTGGCCTAATAATAAATATAATTTTATTTTGTCTGATTTTGATTATAATTCCCGAATAGGAAGAGGAAATTCATACGGATTAGGTTGGCGAGATCGTTATAGGTTAGGTTGGTATAGAGTAGAAACCAATGGAATCGCAACTATCTCTGAAGCAGCCCATATTATAAATTCCGGTTTGGATATTTATTCTATCGGTCTGGAAGTCGGCCGAAACAGAGATGCAAGATATGTGCTTCATAATAGCCAAAATAAAGGATATTATGAAGGCGGTGAAGATGATTTAAGACAAATCTTTGCAGAAGTTGCAAAAGGCTTGTCAAGTTATGCTGCAAATGGCGCTGTTGTAACGGACCCTATAGGGAAAATGTTTAACTTAGTAAAAGACGGCAGTTATCGTGGGCAAAATTTTGCTGCAAGCCACGGAGAGGTAAACTGGGATGACGCCAACGAAACGTTTACGTGGGATATTGGTGATATTAAAGAGAATGAAACTTACACGTTAAAGTATAAAGTGACTATTGATTGGGATGAAAATCCGAAAGGGAATGAGGTGTATCCAACTAATGGAGATACACCGCTAAACTATACGGAACCAAATGGAAACCCACAAACGAAGCCATTCCCTATTCCAAAAGCAGGAATTGATAAAGGAAAGATTATCAAACAAGGCTATCGTGTAAATGTTGATGGGCAGCCAGTTGATAAGGACGGCAATATCGTTTCTGACCCATCAGAAGCAGAGCAATTTTATGAAGAAGTTCATAAAGAAGATGGGGAAGAAGAATTAAAATTTAATGAAGCCTATCAAGTAATAGCGAATGATATAGCTGATTATACATTACGCGTAGGTAATCATTCAGAGCGTATCGATCTACAACCAGATAAGCCAATAGAAACAGTTTGGTTCGGCTATGTTAAAGCGACAGATCTGATTGCTGGTGACGTGACAGCAGAATATGTTGATGAAAAAGGTAATCAGATAGCGAATAGTGAGGTTTTCAGCGGTGAAATCGGCGATACGTATACAACGAAGCAAAAGAATATTCCAGGATATACCTTTGTCAAAGTAGATGAGGAAGGTGCTCCTGCAACTGGAAAGTTCCAAAAAGAAGCGCAAATTGTCCGTTATATATATAAGCAAAAGCTTGGTACAATAACCATTCAGAAAGTGGATGAACACGGTAAAGCATTGCAGGGGGCTACATTTGAATTAAAAGGCAATAAAGGACAAGAGATCGAATCTCAGACAACGAACGAAGATGGACTAGCTACATTTGAAAATTTACCGTGGGGGAAGTACGAACTTGTAGAAACAAAGGCTCCAGAAGGTTACCGTTTGTTAAATAAGCCGCTAGGTGTAGAAATAACTGGAGAAAATCTCCATGAAGAGCTAGAAGTAGAAAATAGCAAAAATAGTTGGCTCTTACCTGATACTGGTGGGATAGGTACTCTTTTATTTTATGGGTTTGGAGCGGCATTCATGCTAGCAGCTATCCTCCTTTTATTGCGAAAAAAGAAGGCGGCTCAACCACCAAAAGAATAA
- a CDS encoding response regulator: MKAILVDDEKLALDYLEQQINKVGRVEVIGKFTNPVHAHESILKEDVDVLFLDIQLPEINGMRLAEKVLENKPNLTIVFVTAYDKYAVKAFELNAVDYLLKPIPFDRLKKTVERIENQYNQQSTIKETSPLYVNVLGQFSVETVRGQPEFVSWRTKKAAELFLYLLHQKGKMVRKSFLIDLLWPDVELERASALLYTMIYYVRKTLRKYQKHLRLENVSDGYVLETENIILDFNEWKEKIKTLPPLSQTSINAYIQVMSLYKGGYLQGYDFWWAESERYYWEQIWLTKAMEIARFYQDNHDIAGAKLWYNHICKYYPEMEKSHFALMKIYAFEDNPALVHQQYESLKTYLQDELGVQPNSEIVAWYEAWKNGKLASSYN, from the coding sequence ATGAAGGCAATTCTTGTTGATGACGAAAAGTTAGCGTTAGATTATTTGGAACAACAAATTAATAAGGTTGGTAGAGTAGAAGTTATTGGAAAATTTACTAATCCGGTACATGCTCATGAAAGTATCCTTAAAGAAGATGTGGATGTGCTATTTTTAGATATCCAGCTACCAGAAATTAATGGAATGCGTTTGGCAGAGAAGGTTTTGGAAAATAAGCCCAATTTGACAATAGTATTTGTAACGGCTTATGACAAGTATGCTGTAAAAGCATTTGAGCTTAATGCAGTAGATTATTTACTTAAACCGATTCCATTTGATCGTTTGAAAAAGACGGTAGAACGGATAGAAAATCAATATAATCAGCAATCAACTATCAAAGAAACTTCACCACTTTATGTAAATGTACTTGGCCAGTTTTCAGTTGAAACGGTAAGAGGACAACCTGAATTTGTATCTTGGCGGACTAAAAAAGCAGCAGAGTTATTTTTATATTTACTGCATCAAAAAGGAAAAATGGTGAGGAAATCATTTTTAATTGACTTGCTTTGGCCAGATGTAGAGTTGGAACGGGCAAGTGCTTTGTTATACACGATGATTTATTACGTACGAAAAACATTAAGGAAATATCAGAAACATTTGAGATTAGAAAATGTTTCTGATGGTTATGTCTTGGAAACAGAGAATATTATCCTTGATTTTAATGAATGGAAGGAAAAGATAAAAACATTACCTCCACTTAGCCAAACGTCGATTAATGCTTATATTCAAGTAATGTCCTTATATAAGGGAGGCTATTTACAAGGATACGATTTTTGGTGGGCAGAATCGGAACGTTATTATTGGGAACAGATTTGGTTAACGAAGGCTATGGAGATAGCAAGATTTTATCAAGATAACCATGACATAGCAGGAGCAAAACTGTGGTATAATCATATTTGTAAATATTATCCAGAAATGGAAAAATCTCATTTTGCTTTAATGAAAATTTATGCATTTGAAGATAACCCAGCACTTGTTCACCAACAATATGAATCCTTGAAAACTTACTTACAAGATGAACTGGGAGTACAACCAAACAGTGAAATTGTGGCATGGTATGAAGCGTGGAAAAACGGGAAGTTAGCATCTTCATATAATTAA